The following proteins come from a genomic window of Nicotiana tomentosiformis chromosome 12, ASM39032v3, whole genome shotgun sequence:
- the LOC138902766 gene encoding uncharacterized protein, with translation MVEKGCLAYLAFVRDVSADTPTIESVPVVRDFPDIFPTYPPGIPPTWILILGAPVLFVKKKDGTMRMCIDYRQLNTVTIKDKYPLPHIDDLFDQFDGARVFSKIYLREEYHQLKIWELDIVKTAFRTRYGHYEFLVMSFRLTNALEAFMHPMNNVFQPYIDYFVNMFIADMLVYSYIPKDHEQHMRIEGRVIAYVSPQLEFHEKNFLVHDLELAAIVHSLKILRHYLYGVHCEANVVADALCRKSESMGSLAYLPIIERPLAMDVQALANQFVRLDVSQPSRVLVCVVAQSSLLKRTMARYFDDSHFLVLRDTVQRGGVKEVVIGDDGVMWLQGRFCVPNVDGLRDLIIEEAHSSHYYIHPGIT, from the exons atggttgagaagggatgtctggcatatttggccttcgtaagggatgttagtgctgatactcctacaattgagtcagttccagtagtgagagactttccagataTATTTCCAACATACCCGCCAGGCATTCcaccgacatggatattgattttg ggtgcaccagttctatttgtgaagaagaaggatggtactatgaggatgtgtattgactaccgacaGCTGAACACAGTTACAATTAAggacaagtacccactaccacatattgatgacttgtttgatcagtttgatggtgctagagtgttctcgaagatttaTTTGAGAGAGgagtatcatcagctgaagatctGGGAGTTAGATATtgtgaaaacagctttcagaactcgctatgggcactatgagtttcttgtgatgtcttttaggctgaccaatgccctagaaGCCTTTATGCACccgatgaacaatgtattccagccgtATATTGATTATTTTGTCAATATGTTCATTGCTGACATGTTGGTGTACTCATACATCCCGAAGGACCATGAGCAACATAtgaggatt gaaggtagggtaattgcctacgtGTCTCCACAATTGGAGTTTCATGAGAAGAATTTTCtcgtgcatgatttagagttagcagcAATTGTTCACTcattgaagattttgaggcactatctatacggtgttcattgtgag gccaatgtggtggccgatgcattaTGTAGGAAGTctgagagtatgggcagtttggcgtATTTACCGATAATAGAGAGGCctctagccatggatgttcaggccttggccaatcagtttgtgagattggatgtttcgcaGCCTAGCCGTGTTCTTGTTTGTGTTGTGGCACAATCATCATTGCTGAAGCGTACTATGGCTcgttattttgatgattctcaCTTCTTGGTGTTGAGGGACACGGTGCAGAGGGGTGGTgttaaggaggttgtgattggtgatgatggtgttatgtggCTTCAAGGCCGgttttgtgttccaaatgttgatgggttgagagatctGATcattgaggaggctcacagctcgcacTATTACATTCACCCAGGAATCACgtag